One Candidatus Ornithobacterium hominis genomic region harbors:
- a CDS encoding M15 family metallopeptidase, producing the protein MIQDKPTREKVEKLHPKIRPELEQIIQECDRALTGRAKLRITQGYRTIAEQNALYAQGRTKPGKRVTNARGGSSVHNYALAVDMALIIDGKSASWDVKADWDGDKQADWMEVVLIFKRHGWEWGGDWRTFRDMPHFQKTFGHSVQSLKNLRKDAEGYVII; encoded by the coding sequence ATGATACAGGATAAGCCCACAAGAGAGAAAGTGGAGAAATTACACCCTAAAATCAGGCCAGAATTAGAACAAATCATTCAAGAATGCGACAGGGCACTTACAGGAAGAGCAAAGCTCAGGATTACACAGGGATACCGAACAATTGCGGAGCAAAACGCACTCTATGCACAAGGCAGAACCAAGCCAGGCAAACGGGTAACCAATGCACGTGGCGGAAGCAGTGTACACAATTACGCCCTTGCTGTAGATATGGCGCTTATCATAGACGGAAAGTCTGCGAGCTGGGACGTAAAAGCAGACTGGGACGGCGATAAACAAGCCGACTGGATGGAGGTTGTTCTCATTTTCAAACGCCACGGCTGGGAATGGGGTGGCGATTGGCGAACGTTCAGGGATATGCCACATTTTCAGAAAACATTTGGGCACTCTGTTCAATCATTGAAAAACTTAAGAAAAGATGCAGAAGGCTATGTTATTATTTAG
- the xerA gene encoding site-specific tyrosine recombinase/integron integrase: MDPKKYFPTKFHLLSTENQLALQKFIVQLDLKAYSQNTIKTYVSELMHLLLILKNKPVNELSKERLKDYFLYCVRDLKMGERKINSKINAIKFYFEQVLHQEKMFFDIPRPKKPSTLPKLLSKAEVTAIFSQVNNPKHLLILKLCYGMGLRVSEIVGIEIGHIDSDRMLVLISAAKGKKDRYVTLPDSILPLLRDYYKNYKPKKYLFEGQYGGKYSVSSVQTIFKRALKKAKIHKYVGVHSLRHSYATHLIENGVDIRLIQELLGHNSIKTTQIYTHVTFNTKNQVKSPLDTL; encoded by the coding sequence ATGGATCCTAAAAAATATTTTCCCACTAAGTTTCATCTTCTTTCTACCGAAAATCAATTGGCATTGCAAAAGTTTATCGTGCAATTGGATCTGAAAGCTTATAGCCAAAACACCATCAAAACCTATGTTTCTGAATTGATGCATTTGCTTCTGATACTAAAAAATAAACCTGTTAATGAACTTTCTAAGGAGAGATTAAAAGATTATTTTTTGTATTGTGTTCGTGATTTAAAAATGGGTGAACGTAAAATTAATAGCAAAATCAATGCAATTAAATTTTATTTTGAACAAGTTTTGCATCAAGAGAAAATGTTTTTTGATATTCCCCGTCCCAAAAAGCCCTCAACTTTACCCAAACTGCTGAGCAAAGCGGAAGTTACGGCAATCTTCTCTCAAGTGAATAACCCTAAACATTTATTAATTTTAAAATTGTGTTATGGTATGGGATTGAGAGTAAGCGAAATTGTCGGGATAGAAATTGGCCATATTGATAGCGATAGAATGCTTGTTTTGATTTCTGCTGCCAAAGGCAAAAAAGATAGATACGTAACTTTACCTGATTCTATTTTGCCATTGTTACGAGATTATTATAAGAACTACAAACCTAAAAAATACCTTTTTGAAGGACAATATGGCGGAAAGTATTCGGTAAGTAGTGTTCAAACGATTTTTAAAAGAGCCTTGAAAAAAGCCAAAATTCACAAATATGTGGGGGTTCATAGTTTACGCCATAGTTATGCAACTCATTTGATTGAAAATGGTGTAGACATTCGGTTGATTCAAGAATTATTGGGTCACAACAGCATTAAAACTACTCAAATTTATACGCATGTTACTTTTAATACTAAAAATCAAGTCAAAAGCCCGTTAGATACTTTGTAA
- the bla gene encoding class A beta-lactamase — MNLPKLISILVIFLIINSCATKNNENELKNKIEKIISTENGDFGVSIIDENNNIVEINGKKHYPLLSTFKFPIALTILHKVEKRELSMQQQIFIKKEELLENTWSPFKEKHPDGNISISLEEAINWMIVYSDNNLTDILLRLLGGTETVEKFIDDENFVIKNNEDEMHRDWNSQFINKSTPNSFAQLLKKFSEGKILNSENTKWLYQSMVKSETGVKRLKGKLPNVKIAQRAGTSFTNDEGITGAINNVGIMELPNNQKIYIAVFVHNTSEEFSKGEEIIADIAKTTYEFYTKK; from the coding sequence ATGAACTTACCAAAACTGATTTCAATTTTAGTTATTTTTCTAATTATCAACTCTTGTGCTACGAAAAACAATGAAAACGAACTAAAAAATAAAATTGAAAAAATCATCTCAACCGAAAATGGTGACTTTGGTGTCTCCATCATTGACGAAAATAATAATATCGTTGAAATTAATGGTAAAAAACATTATCCTTTATTAAGCACTTTCAAATTTCCAATTGCTTTGACAATCCTACACAAAGTTGAAAAAAGAGAACTTTCAATGCAACAACAAATCTTCATCAAAAAAGAAGAATTGCTAGAAAATACTTGGAGTCCATTTAAAGAAAAACACCCAGATGGAAACATCTCAATTTCATTAGAAGAAGCAATTAATTGGATGATTGTTTACAGTGATAATAATCTAACTGATATTTTATTACGCTTATTAGGCGGAACTGAAACAGTAGAAAAATTTATTGATGACGAAAATTTTGTCATAAAAAACAATGAAGATGAAATGCACAGAGATTGGAATTCTCAATTTATAAATAAATCAACACCAAATTCATTTGCCCAACTTTTGAAGAAATTTTCCGAAGGAAAAATATTAAACTCTGAAAATACTAAATGGCTATATCAATCTATGGTTAAAAGTGAAACAGGTGTAAAACGATTAAAAGGAAAACTACCAAATGTTAAAATTGCACAGAGAGCAGGAACTTCTTTCACAAATGACGAAGGTATTACAGGCGCGATAAACAATGTAGGAATTATGGAGCTTCCAAATAATCAAAAAATTTATATTGCTGTATTCGTCCACAATACTTCCGAAGAATTCAGTAAAGGAGAGGAAATAATTGCTGATATTGCTAAAACCACCTATGAATTTTACACAAAAAAATAA